DNA sequence from the Camelus dromedarius isolate mCamDro1 chromosome 24, mCamDro1.pat, whole genome shotgun sequence genome:
tccctgccccctgccccatccaTGGAGATGTGGCCAGGTGGCCCGGCAGATGGAGGTGACCCTCTCATGCGTCAGGCCCCTTACCGCAGGATTCAGCTCATCTGGTCCGCCAGGCACTAAGTACATCAGCGGAGGAGTGTGGGGTCTTCACCAGTCTCAGGAGGTCCGGAGCCAGGCACCCACGCTGTCAGGTTTCTGGGCTTTGACAcatgctgttctttctgcctggaacaccTGTCCCACCCTGTCTGCACCTGGCCAACTTTTTTACCCTGCAGGACATGAATGAGTGTCCCTGAGGTCACTTtgaccccaacccccacctcaaCAGGATCTGTGCTCACCAGCCCCAGATCCTATTACACAATTCCACCCCCCGGGAtggttgggaggattaaatgtgtCCAAGGGTGAGGAGCATTTTGAGGTGAGCACACAGTGTTCAGTAAACTTCAGCTTTGATTAGTAAGACCCCGAGCCTTGCTGGCTCTGAGGAGACACTGAGGGGCTGTTACCAACCCCCCCACCCTCGAGCCCCATCCAGCCTGGGCAGATCCAAGGGATGGCTTTAGTCAGGAAAAAGTTTCAGACGGCCTCTACTGGCAGCCTCCTTCCCATGGGGACAAGCACAGTTTGGTGACCCGTGTTCCTGGCTACTGTTTACCCTCCCCAGCTTTGTAGATGCCTAGGGAGTGACCCTGGGTGGGACTGATCCCCACCTCTGATGGTGGCCCCTGAGTGCTCTAACCCAGTCAGCTCAtggttcccccaccccccaccctacCCCTACCCAGTCCTGGACTTGTGACCTAAGATGGTCTGGTCAGAGAAAGCCCAGGACTTCTGATGAAGATGGAGGGGAAAGCAGTGCCTTCTGGGTGACATGTGTGATTCCCAGTACGAAAGTGGAAGAGCCACAGGGAAGCCAGATGACACAGGGGAGTGTGACAGAGGGAAGCCCAGGAAACGACCAGAGCAGAGCCCTGGTCAGCCTCTGGCTGACGGCCTGAGCCCAACCTGCCTGCGGGGGTTTTGGATATGTGAGCCAAGGAATCTAATTTTTAAACTGGTTTGAGTTGTTTTTCTGTTACTTATCACAAAAGCATCCTAACAAGTATGCACACCTGAGGACTCCCTTTTCCTCCTTGTGAAACTGAGCTGATTTGATGAAAAGAAGACTCAAGCTTAGTGCAAGCAGAAACCAAGTTTGCATTATTCAGCCTGGGGCCTAGAGCCATGCCTGGCGTGGAGGAGGAGCTCAGTATGtatctgctgaatgaaagaagaaggaaggaacacGTCAGGTGAGAAACCTGAGCCCAGCTCTGGCTCTGCCCGGTAACCTGGAGTGTAACTTCAGGCAGGTCACTCTCCTTGCAGCGCCTGGGTTCCTGCCTCTGTAGACTAACATCTCACAGGCCTGCAGTCATTGTGGGAAGACCCAATGGATGGGAAGCACACTGCAGACTGGGAAGCCATGGGGGTGTTATTTGAAATGGCTCCCTTGGGGAACAATTTTCTAAGCCTTAAGTGGAATGAGTCCTTGGGTGGGGAGACCCTGGGGGTGGAGGAACTTCATCTGGAATTCTCCGAACAACTCAGGGAGCTGTTTCTTCCTGGCATGTACCTCCCCCGTGCAGCCCTGGGATGAAGATGCTACACTGTCccttcttttctgccttctcaggATTCCCAGGAAGGCAGCCACATTCCCAGGCTGACTCTTCAGGGCTGACTGACTTGGGgagggctggcagctgggggctggtGCAGTGTCTCAGGACCCTTGAGGTCCTTTCTGGctttctgctccttcctcctcactgcactggccttcctgcctcctggtcACAAGATGGCAGCCACGCTCCAGGCATAGGGACTTCAGAATGGGCAGGCGGGTCAAGGCAGTGGGACACTAGGGAGGAAAACCTTCCCCAGAGGTGCCCAGCATCATCTCCTGCTGTATCGGCCTGCGCCTGGCCCCAAATGGGGTCTCTCCCCGATATCAAAGACTTGCCACCCAATGCCTGTCACACCCACTTCCAAGGCACAGGACTCAACTGGGAAATTTGGTCTATGAGGAAACCCCACAGGCAGCGCCAGACGGGTCCCCTCCCCTTGGTACCAATGACATCCCCCTGCTCCTGGGCGCAGTGACAGAACTGGGCTAGGCTTCTCCTCATCTTGCCCCCGCCCAGCAGAGAGTGGGTATCGCTGGGGCTCTGGGGAGACCACCCTGGGTCCAACGGAGGCTGTCACTCCCTCTCTGGACTTGAGTCTTGTCATCTCCAAAATGCAGCAACAACTGTCCCAACCGcacagggtggctgtgaggagTTAGTGCCCACCCGCCGGCGCTTCCTGCCGGGTTGTCTCCCCACATCCTTCCTCAGCAACCCGTCTCAGGGGACAGGCTCCACCTTAGTGGCTTTCAGACTTTTTGATCACGACCCACAGCGCTCATGTTGTGTCCTCTCCACGCCCCCACGTGGATCTGACACAGAAGTGTCATAAAGTGGTACTTACTCCGCACACTGCAGAATGTGGTTTTCTCCCCAAGTGCCAGCGAGGATTTTACAACTGACGAAggggctctgggcctcagtttgaaAAACTCTGCTCTAGACCCTACTTCCTTCTGTTTTCGGAATTGATCCAGTGGAGTAGTTTCCTGTGGGAGCAacttaccacaaactgggtggcttcagATAACACAAGTGTCCTCCCTGAtggtctggaggtcagaagtccgcAGCTGGTCTCGGTGGGCTCAGCTGGTGGTGGCAGGGTGCTGTTCCTCGTGGAAGCTCCAGGGGAGAACCAGGTTCCTTTTTCCAGCTCTAAGAGGCGACCCGAGTTCCTGGGCCTCCTCACACTCTGACCTGTGTTCTATCATCACCTACCTGCTTCCCTCATGTAAGGACCCTGTGatgacactgggcccacctggataatctaggATACTCTCCCCAATctcaaaatccattttttttttaaggggagtaggtaataaggtttatttattattttaatggacgcactgaggattgaacctagagCCTTGTATAAAGCCAaccacgtgctctgccactgagctctgcccttccCCCCAATCTCAAGATCTTGAACTTAATCCCACTGACAAAGTTCACAGGGTCTGGGGATTGGATATGAACATGTTTGTGGGGCCTGTGATCTACCTACCACACCTAGTACttcaattacacacacacaactccAACTACGTAGCTTTGTAACAATTTAGACACTGATGTGCACTGTTCAGGGTGGCTTTAGTCCCTCAGCTCCATCGCAGGCACCTGAGGGTACGAGGCCGTCCCATCACTGCTTCATCAGGCACACATGAGAACGAAAACCCTTGTGTGACCGTTGGGCCAAGCTGTATGGTCGTGACTGAGCAATTAATCTGGGTTCTGAGACTCACCTGTTTTCTCAGCATAACATTCTGGGAAGAGCCTGCAGACTCCTTGGTACACcactcccaccctgccccactgTTACTAAGGGTCTCTGGGGCCGACTGCAGGGCATTGTCAAGCCTGAAAGCAAACCTTGGCTGAGTGACAGAATTTACTAACCCTCTATTACCCCCATTTTTTACAAGTGAAGAgaccgaggctcagagatgttaactgtactgctcaagatcacacaactGGGCAGAATGTAACCTGACACCAAAACCTCCGATCCAAGGGCTTTGGCCAGCGTGTCCTGCAATAGTCAGGGGTCACCCAGAACCCTCCAAATTGGTGGTCACTGGACCGAGGCCTGGTCTGAGCCTCACAGGCAGGGCGGGGAGAGAAGGGCCCTCCCACGGTGAGACCGCAGCGCTGTGGTGCAGCACCGCAGGGCTTTGGCTGCCCGGATGGGGAGGGGCCAGCTTCCGTGGGTGTGAGTTGacccaagttaaaaaaagaaaaaagatgactcTGTGCCTAAGTTCTTGGAGGCCAAGTTAGTACATTGTTTCTTTCATGGAATACATTGTTTCTCTAAAATCCTCTGGGCTTACTCCCCAAACCATGTGACTTCATGAAACTGCACAGAAATCTGCAGCTAATTCCTGTTTCTTGGCCTGCTTTTGTCTGTCCTGGCTCTGTGACCACCGCCTTGCCGATGCACTGGTACAAACACATGTACACAGAAGAGCTCCTGCCACTGGGGGTCCAGAAAGGATGCTGTAGCAAACTGGGAAGAGGCCAGGGGTCAGCAAGAAGGTGAAGTTCCTCTTTTGAGAACACCATGATGTTCCCTGAGAAGCGCTGTTAGACCTGAAACTAGAGCTGTGTCCGGACCCCTGCTCTCCCAGACCTGAGAGACCCAGAATAAGGCCACCCTCCAGGCTGCTCTGTACTCACTTTCCTGGCAACTTACCTATATTTGCACCTCTCAAGAGTCTCTGCTTTGCAATGTCAAAGTTCATGTCCAATTATGATGAAGATAACTTAGTTTGGGTCCAATAATCTTTAAACCAAAAAGGCTGTGCCTTTTCTCCCCCCGCACCCTCCCCTGCACATGTCCGCTGCGGGCGCCCACCTGCTGGGGCACTGGGCTGAGGCCTCCATCCGGGCCTGGCTGCCGGCGGAGGCGGCTTCTCTGCCGCCAGTACACAAGCTGGGACATGCACTGTCTCCACAGAAGGGCTGCAAGGCTAAAAGACAGCATTTGAGAAACGGTTCTTCTGGTTAAAGGCTGTAAAGAGGGCTCGATTTAAGAAACTAAGACTCTTAAGATTCTACCCCCAAAACTGACTAACCCAACAAAGAATTCGCCCATATTTTCCTCCTAAAAATGCAAACAGTGTAAggagacaaaaccaaaaaacacattcagtatttttattttttagcagacAATTTAcatacctcccccaccccttcctttaAGTTAGTGTGACGCTTTTCCATAATAAACTACTTAAAGAGAAGCTTTGGTCAAGAATGGAAtgaaatagcaaaacaaaaaagcaaaaacaaaacccaaatcaCTGCTGCTTTTAAAAAACCAACACTTTCACCAATTATATTCAAACAAAACACACAATATTTGCGCCATCTGCGTCTTCAGTGTTTCTTGGCGGCCGGCTCTCCTCCCGTCATGCACTCGGTGGAGCTGCTCCTCACAGCCTGTCCGTCTGTCGTGCTGGGTCTGGGAGGCGTGCTCAGCTTCACATTATCCGGAGGCCCTGGATAGAAGACTCTAGGGTCTGCAGAACGGCAGAAAGAACACAGATCGTCACTGAGATCCGTCCATTCTGGCGTCTTCCCCGTGACACCccactcctccccctcctccctggctgaGGGGCAGCCGACACCCAAATCTGGCCCCCACCTCTGAGAAATGCTCTCCCCGACTCCCGCCTCTGGCCAGCAACTCTCCAGGACAGGGCTCCCCCTGCTGGCTCTTTCAGGCCCTTGCTCCCTTGTCCCCATGGCCCCAGCCCACAGGCTCTGGGCACACTCCTGTTCTCAGGACACATGTGTGCTTATTATCATGTGTGACACTGGCCCGTGCTGACCAGGGCCATCTGTGCACATGGCCGGCCCTTCATTCTCGATGCCCTCATGATGGGCACTCCTATGTTATTGTAAACCACACGCAGCCAGCCTGGCGCACAACACTGCAGGGGCTCAAAGGTGGACGGATCAGAGGAAAGGGCACTGAGACGTCTAGCTCACACAcgtagaaggagagaaaaggactGGGCAGGAGGGATCAAAGAATAAAGAGTGGAGCTGTAACTGCCCAGGTGGAGCTATCACACAGGTGCGCAAAGCCCAGGACCTAAAAGCAGGTGAAGGTAAAAAGGGTGTGGGAGAGACTCccagggggagaaaaaaacatcATGGTTTTGCAAGGCAGTGGCAAAATTCTGCAAATGGTTAACTTTTGGAGGATCCATTCACAGCTGCACACAGGAGCCAGGCTCTCTGACCCCTGTGCCCCTCCTTGGTTCCCTACCTCACCCACCCACCATCTGCCTAATCCCGAAGCCAGGGTGCAGAGTCCTCCGGGACTTGTCCCTCACTGTCACAGTGCCCTTCCATTCAGCCCCCAAACCTCTCCAGTCCAGAACTTCCTGGCCATGCCCCCCAGCACAGCTGGAGGTCACATCTGTGTCCTTTGTTCATGGAAGCCCACGGTGGCCCAGGCTGCCCGCACCTCACAGTCTGGTGCTTCCTGTGTGGGCTCTAGAAAGGCCTGTCTGTCTGCGGGCACAGCCCGGCTCCCGCACCCTGACCGCGCCCTGGCTCCTTTCTAGCTCCAGCTGGGGCTTCAGCAGGCCCCACCACTGCCCGAACGGCTGGTCTGCACGTACTGCCTTCACAGCCCTGGTACAGTCTCCCCTGCGTTTCCCCGACTCCTCAATGTGAGACAGAGCACTGGCTTCTCCTCTGGAACCACACCCCGGCCCCCGCCCCAACCCGCTCTTCCACCAGAGAGGCCCCTCAGGGCTCCTTTCCCTCAGTGTCCTCAATGGCCACACCgtgcctggcacctggcaggCAGTCAGGGAATGTTTAACCTATGCAGTAAACTAGACTGGTACCCAATACGGGGCCTGCTACAAAAACAGCACCCCACTGTTCTCCAGTGAGGAAATGGACCACCAGCGGGTGTGTTCCATCTCACTGAGAGAGTGTGCTTTTCTCCTGCTAATAATGTTCAGATTTTAAGGAGAAATGCAGCCGAATGCACTGCACTTGTGCTGTGCGCTGGATCTGACCGGTCGTTCCAAGAAATGAGAAAGTCTTCTCCCAGGAAGAGTTTTAATACAAACCAGATTTGTTCTGAAAGGTAGAAAATACCTTGAAATCCCAAATTGTCATGGCTCCGTCGATGCCAGTAGTGCAAAATTTGCGACAATCTTGCTTGTCCACCTCATAAATAGACACTTGactgaaaagaagcaaaaacGAGAGATTGTAAGATATGTGGTGGAAGCGAGCTCCAACCTTCCTAAAAGCATAAAAGCATCTTAAGGAAAGAGCAGCCTATCACCTCCTGAATAAGCTGTCCATCCTCCACATGAGTCTGCAGCAATCTGACTCAGGAAATGCATGCACTGTACTACCAGATGTCCAGAAAAGACAAGActaaaaagagggaaaagttaAGAACCAGCACTAATTAGAGTGACATGGAGAAGCAGGACCATCCAGGCCACACAGCACGcaccctggggagcagggagccagCCCAACCACAGCTATGACtgaaatggaaacaatttttgaaaaacactagAGGCAGGATGAAGCATGTCTGAAATCCAACTGGCTCCAAAGACTCCCAAATCACCTGCCAAGACAGCCAGGGCACATAAGCCAAGAGGTCTCCTTGCATTTGAAACTAATTATTGTAAATATTGGCAATATTCAGACACACCGCAAAATTCTAACCACGCAAAGCAGAAGGGCAGATTAATAAAACAACTTGGCTTCGCCACGTTATCTGAAACTCTTTCAAGAAAATCAATTCCGTAGCTCAGGCActgtttgtctttctcctctgAAGTGTCTAGAACATTCCCGCTAAAGAAGGGATGGCACACACCACCTGTTTCTGTACTGCCTATGAGCTAAAGAATGGCTTTTACAATTTTAAGTggttggaaaaaatttaaaagactattaTTTCATGATGGGAAAGTgatatgaaattcacatttccatGTCCATAAAGTTTCACTGAAGCCTACCTGGGCTCGTTCGTCTCTGGACTGCCCGCGCAGCCCGCAGGCCACACCGTGGGGTGAGGGACCAGGACAGGGACTGGGTAGCCCCTCAGAGCCTAAAACACTCATTCTCTGGTTCCTTACAGGAGAAGTTTGCTGACCCTGTTCCAGGGCAGAGAGGACTTAATATCTGCCAATAAAAGTAGTCACGTCAACCTGCAAgagtctgtctttttatttttaacctaaaaacCTCAAAAAGGCGATGAGAGTGGTTTCCTTCCAGAAGCACAGTCTGTGGAAACGCTTAAGagaaattcacagaaaataattctgaaaatcaTTCAAGACAGAGAAACTTGAAAAGTATGGAGAAAAGTTCTTCCATGCCTTCTCGTGATTACTTTTCAATAAAGCACAGACATTTCCAGCCTATTTTCAGCCCAGTGGCCTCTCCCACAAGCATGAGGAAAAGCATGGCCTGCAGTTAGTAATTCTAAGTCTGGAGGTTTCCACTAGTCTTCCTGTGATCATCACCTCAGTGTAAGCCTCTCAACACAAAAGGTCTAGTCAAAGAAAAAATCCTATGGTATCCAACTCTGAacacaataatttaaaatatcaagaatACGCTGCATTTCTcctcaaaattgaaaaaaaaaatcaagcttttgGGATGAAACACAATTCTACGGTCATATTTAATCACATGTGCCTGATGAACAGTCAAGAAGCTCTTCAGCTTTGTCCCAGTGATGCTGTCTCCCTAATTAAATCACCTTCCTCTCTTGTCCGTGGTACTTGAAATCCATGGTTGAGACAGCTAGAATTACCCTTTCCAATAGGATATAACTAGTCTTCCCGCTGAGTGTTCACTACCAGAGGAACATGACACTCAGGAAAGTCTCCTTTCATCCTCAATCAAGTTTCTGAGAAAGCAAGACACAGGAAGAGACTGCCTGACGGGCGCTCAAGCCTTCAGTAGAGCGCGCCCTCTGCTCGTGGGTGGCTGGTGCCGTCCAACCCTCCAGGGACAGCACGACTATGTGGGGGCGGCTCACTCTCTGTGACAAGTTGAAAATAAAAGCCTGCAGTCAGGAAGCTGCAGACTTCTCACCACTCTTGTTCCTGAAGGGATGTCTGGGCCCAAAGTACACAGAATTTTCATGGGTACCCAGTCAGGAaacaaagagggaggaaaggCATTTGGTCACCCGATCACCTGTGCACAGAGGTCAGCGCTTTGGCGACAGGGGGtgcccagggggctgggggccggcAGCACCCATGTGATGTACAGAGGTCAGGGCCGTGGCGACAGGGGGCACCCgggggggtgggaagtggggggcCGGCGGCACCCACGTGATGCTGTTCTGGTGCAGCGTCTCCAAGGCTGTGTTGCGGTCCTCAGTCGTGGCCCTCTTGTCCATGTTGCGGAAGCGTTCCATGGCGGACATGTTGCGCTGGATGCTCTGTTTTGGAATGTCTAGCTTGGAGACGAAGGTCAAGCAGCCACGGTCATCGTAGTTAAAGAGCATTGGACAGCAGTCGTGGCCCTGAAACAAGGCACCAGTCAGGCCCTGCAGGGTACGCCGCCCACCAACCAAGCCCGCAGTGGAACAGGCGCCCCTCGAGCTGTCTCTTCTCCAGGGCGGTGCTGCTTTGTGCTCGTGCACACAGCCACAGAGCTCGCACTGCTCCTGTTCTGGAGAATTAGATACAGGGCACCATgaggaaaaatgaagagaaacactTACAGCAGCCACGATGCTATTCTCCGAGACGAACGATACACTCAGGAGGGGCAGGAACTCTGTTTTTAGAGTCGAGACCCTGAACACAAGAACACTTGTTAACCTGAGATGGAACGGACCACGTGGATTCTTCAGACACAGCAGATGACAAAGGACCCATTCTCACAGGGGCTTCAGGAATATAAACAGACACTTATGTTCAAAGGAGCCCTGTGACCCAGACTTTCAGGAATCTCAAGCATGAGACAGCCCTGAGTAACCTGCAGAAGTGAGGCCTTCAGCGCTTTCCGGCCTGTGCTCCACAAACTGCTCGACAGCGTGGTCCTGGCGAGTGCTGGTCCCCTGCTGTCCCGGTCTTCGGTCCCCTGCCCTTTACCCACGCACCCTTGGGCTCCTCCTGCTTATCCAAAGCCCACCCCTGTCTGTGGAGCTCAGCGCGAGTTTCATCCCCCCCGGAAGCTTTCTGGACCACTTCTGCCTGAAGTGGCTTCTCCTTTCTCTGACCTCCTAGAGCTGACTGTCATGGTCACTCAGGACTGAACgcccttctctgctctcctcccctcactgtgCTCTCATGGGCTCCTACAGGGCTGGGACCACGAACATTTACAAGAGGCTGGTCTCTGTGCCCTACCAGGCACAGGGGCAGGGGCTATGGCCAGCGATGAACCCAACACAGTGTCGGCCAGCCAGGCGTTCACAGAGGaatgggctgtgtgtgtgtgtgctatgcACACACGTACACCTCACAGTCATCTGCTTCAcacctggccaaggtcacacagacatgGCAGGCAAACACATTGGTTGATGAATTAGGGTCATATAGCTCCATATAAAAGATGATGTATTTTGAAAACTGTGTCTCAGGAGACCCCCCtgtgctgcccccagccccaccagtaTGACTGGTTTTGGGTTAAAATCCTATCACCTCTTCCTAAGGCTTTACTGCAGCATACCTGGCCCTTACCACATGAAATAGTTATGTCTGAGATGGAGAAGGGTGGAGGATGTAATCTGACTTGCAGGACCAGAAAAGCCCTGTAATAAATCACTGAGGGTAGAACGGGGCTTGCAATAAGCATATGCTCAGAGCCTATTATGCATTGCAATTAACTGCACACAGGTCGCATAGCCATGACATCAAAGGTTATTGAATGACAAAAAGCAAACTAGAGTATAAAATTATAGCATAACCCCATCTGAGGTAAAAGTGATACAATATGTAAGTGTCTGTCTACCTATGGAAATCTCCTGGAAGACTGCACCATTTATAATGGGGGGGGGTGTCagaaaaatttggggaaaaaaaccaaacaaaccaattTAATcccattaagaaaaatacattctCTCTGAAATGACACCTCATCACTGCAGGGCAGAGGGAGTGAGATGAGACTGGTTCCCGGCACACAGGGTGGCAAGTCAGGAAACCTTCACAGGTGGATTAACCTTCAGCTGCCAATGGAAAAGGATTCACAGGGAAAGAACCAAAATTCATAAGCTGGGAGGATTCCagtcattttctctcttcctcgACCACACGATGAGCAAACACAGCTCTGAAGTGTGACAGGACGCCCTGGCTCCCCTCGGCCGGGCAGGCCCGTCCCTCACAGTGAGTCACTGCAGTTGGGTTCTGCCACACACACCAGGGAACTGGCACCGGGGTGTGAGGTGTTACTGAATGAAGCCCCAAATTCATGGAGTCACTGTTCCCTGACTGCACAGGGTGAGAACATATCTCCCATGCAATCTAAGGCTGCTGGATGACATTTACGTGTTGTAAGGAATTCTGGGAACAGACTAAACTGACGTTCTGAAGGAACTCTTTATCAGTAGCAAACCAAGAGGGTCCTTCAAAGGAATCCCTACCAGTACTTGCATTAAGAAGTATTTCTGGAAGCGAGACCTAAGTCTTTAAAATGTCCCCAAACGGACACTCTAAATGTGTGCCTCTAACTTTAAGGCTGCCTTGCAGTTCTGCTTTGGAATTTTATGTCTGTGCCCTGCACTTACATCCAGGGGAGGGCAGCCTTGGGCCAGCTGGTGAGAGATCCCACCCACTTCCCAACTCCAAACAAAGGAAATACTCACTGCACGCTCTTGGAGGCATCGGCTACGGACACGGTGCTGTCGTGGCTGACCCAGGCCAGGCGGCTCCCGCTGGCGGAGAAGCTGACCCCGTGCACCCAGCCGCCGGTGCCACTGCCACCAAATTCTGACATCAGCTGACCAAAAGGCATCTTGCTGCCCCAGGGGGTACTGGCTGGCTTTTCATCCACTTCTTTAATGTAGGCAGAAAACACTCTGCAGTtcaagggcagagagagaaggaaaaagtaaatggAAATACATGTATACAGAAATAAGCCACAGGCAGCTGCTGTAAGGTGTCCAAACTGCAAAGATCCTGACTCATAAAACACAAAACCTGACGATGGATAAATTCAGATACATAAACCTCTCAAGACACAGAAGGGTTCTAAGGGCTGCGGACAGGTCAACCCAAGTTTGGCAAATCTATCCTCCATCAACAGATATTCATGGGGCATCTACAACGTGTCAGGCACTGTCCCTGGGGCACAGTTCTAGATGTGATGACCCCAAAGCCCTTCCCCCTGGAGTGCACGCTACCCTCCCTCGCCCAGGGCGGGCTCCTCTGAGAAACCACAGCGTACTCTCCTGCCTATCTCACCATCATTCTCAGCAGCGTTCCAGGAGGCCCACACAGTCAAACAGCGGGAGAGAGCAAAGTGCTAGCCATGCTGCGATGAACCAAGGCATTAACTCACTTAAAGAAAGACAGGGACATccaaggagaaagccaagggaGGCCAGTGCGGACGAGTGGGCAGGCTCTCCCTGGTGTCACACTCAGGCCCACCGCCCAGCCTTTGGGACAGGTCTAGTCTGGGAGGAAGGTGCATCCTTTACAGCCTCGGGCTGTCAGTTTCTATCTCTAATTCCGTGGAGCTGTGGGAAAGGATGTTTCAACCCATAGTTGGGAAGCAGAA
Encoded proteins:
- the ARPC1A gene encoding actin-related protein 2/3 complex subunit 1A, producing the protein MSLHQFLLEPITCHAWNRDRTQIALSPNNHEVHIYKKNGSQWVKAHELKEHNGHITGIDWAPKSDRIVTCGADRNAYVWSQKDGVWKPTLVILRINRAATFVKWSPLENKFAVGSGARLISVCYFESENDWWVSKHIKKPIRSTVLSLDWHPNNVLLAAGSCDFKCRVFSAYIKEVDEKPASTPWGSKMPFGQLMSEFGGSGTGGWVHGVSFSASGSRLAWVSHDSTVSVADASKSVQVSTLKTEFLPLLSVSFVSENSIVAAGHDCCPMLFNYDDRGCLTFVSKLDIPKQSIQRNMSAMERFRNMDKRATTEDRNTALETLHQNSITQVSIYEVDKQDCRKFCTTGIDGAMTIWDFKTLESSIQGLRIM